GGAGCTGGCAAAACGCTGGGCCATGATTGCTCAGGGGCAAGTGCTGTAAAGCATGCtgttggtttgtcatttttcatttgactcCTGATTTCTCCAACAAGCTGTTTTCTTAAACACCACCCTTGCTGTTTACCAAAGATCGATGGTTACAGCTCATACACCGTCTCCTCTCATTGTCATGCCCGCCATCCTAACATTGGCTATGCTTTTTTGACCAAAAAATATGACCACACGGTACCCAGAAACAAAGAATACTTGAATCATGTGTTCACAAATCAGATTTTTTGTTGTGCATAATGCTGGGCCCTAGGGGTTATAAAAGGATCCATGgtacattaatgtaaaaatgaactaGTTTCACAGCATTAGATAGGGCAGCACATCGCACCTCATCCCCTCAATAAACTGCTCATTAGGATTTCTATCTCCTGACATTTTGTTAGAGTCAGGGCAGTGAATTATctacaaaaacaacatgagaCCAAGCGCCATTGATTCAGAGCTCACTGTACTTGTCTAACACCTTATTTCATGGACCTACCATGTTTAGCAAAAATGGGTGCTTATAAATAAGCCATTGTTATCTTTCGGAAAGCAGACCGGTTAAAAGCAGACTGATTAAGTGAACCTAAGCACTCAGTTCTCTACAGTGAGATGTCCAAGATCATGTCTTCAGGTGGTGTCCAGGTACCTTTAAATAAGAACGATTGACTCTTGAGGTACGAGTGATTCCGCTTCCCACACAAACAATGGCTGCATTTTCctcacagtaaacacacatgAAGTCATGTAAATGCACCTGTTCAGTATGTTGACTACATAACCTCCTTAGACAATCAGAATATATGATTTTACTATCTGAGTTGaatgaaaaccagaaaacccTGTGGGGTGAACTTGGCCATATCTGCCAAAAAAGGAAGTTCTTAAGTTCTGACCATGACTGGAACTAACTACTTAACAAAGTTGAATGACGACTGCCTGAACACAGAAGAGCGTTTATGGCAAAATAAACTGACTCGCTGACTTCATCTGGGGTAAATCGGGCTGTCAACAAGACTTCCTGTGTCTTGAGACGTGGTATGACAGCAAGACAAATTATTAATCACACACGATTAAAAACCTTGTCTTTTCAGTTATGTACAATGCTTCTCACTTATGTGCAAATAATGAAATAGATGCCTTTAATAGTATCTCATCCtccaaaacaaatatgtaaatgaggACCCACACCAAGTCTGTCTGCCTTATCCAATTATCTGTTACAGTTGTCAGTTTTTAGTCCTTTGAAAAAATCCACCCTGAGAGGCTAGTCTTAATATAACTGACAATGGATCATAATGGATGGATAAAAAGAATGTGCATATAAACAACTTGATGTTGACAAGACAAGAGCGCTGATGTTTGTTTTGGCATCCaactgaaaagcattttttttttttcaaacagcagttttgggggaaaaaaaagagcaaccGTGAGAAGTCAGACATACAGTCTGAGAATCTGTCACGATCTTTAATTCAGGGAGACTTCATCAGTATGTTTGTggaacaaacaagcaaaaagttGAGGCCGCTGCCTCCTTGTAACAGGATATTCCTCCGAAAGCCGAACGTCTCCCGCATTCCCTTTTTTGGCCGATCCTCTCTTTTATCTTCTTAATCATCAGCATCGAACTGGCGGGCTCCTGTGTTCTCCGTCTGCAGCGAGATGACTCAATGAATCAATGTAGGACGCTGTCTGCATACTCAACGTTTTAATTAGAAATCATCAattcttcctctgtctgagaTTAACGTCTGATTAACACGGTAGCATTGCCTTTGCACCAagctaaattttaaaaaatgctggaTTCTTCTGTGGTACATGGTTGATTTCACTGTTCAGACTACACCTGTTCATGCAATCTTTAACACAAATAAGCTTTTTTATATACTGCCTTTGATTTGTCTTTTCTCACCCTATGGGTGCGCAATTTCCCAAATCCATTAATTATCATTTAATGGTTCTACTTGACTTAAATATGTGATGTTACTCAAAATGACTGTATGCCCACATCCACCTGCACATCACTTTGTGTCCAACATTTTGTAAGAAACCAAGTTTAGGAAGTGTCCCCATTTTCAACATTATGTTCTGTTTTCCTAAGTTAGTTTTTTATAGTAAGTTTCATTGCAGGCTTCAGTGTTCAACGTCTATCACTTGCTAACGGTAAATGATGAAAAATCTTACCTTTCGAAGTGATTTCTACGGGAACGTACATGTTTACAAGCAGCTGCAGATCCTGCGTGTTGCCTGGTAATGACGACGTGCTTACGCACGGAACGTCCGTTTACGGGCAGAGTTCAGAGGTGCTGCACGCTGCCGGTTCATGTGCTTCACTTCCTCTGCTGTCATTCTCAGAGTACAACATCTCAGCAGCAGCCATCTCCATCTTCTGCCTGGTCTTCATCATTCTGGGCACACTGTGCATCCTGGCCTCCTTCAGGAAGGGCAAGGACTACCTTCTGAAACCAGCTGGCATGTTCTATGCCTTTGCAGGTAAGACAGAGCACTGGGGGGAAGAGATGCCTGTTTGTAGTAAGAGGGTAAGTCGGTAAGGTGTGGTCatagtagtggtagtggtagcattagtattattagtagtagtagtagtagtagtattgtgATATACAATGTGTGTTGTATACAATATACTATGTGTGTTAGATTAATTATATACTTTAGGCTAAAGCTAAAGgctaaaatgttttaatggcTAAAGAAATATCACATTGGATAAGAAAAGCTGTCTTGAACAGGAGGGACAGACCAAAGGTGAAAGACCACACTATTATAATGTTGGTGGGTAAATTTCTCCACAAGGAGGAAGGAGTCGAATTTGCTGAGGACTTTTACCTTCATGTTGAGGAGAATGATCACCAGCATTCTGGCTAGTTTGTTTATGGGTTGCAGCAGTATTGATGGAAAAGCACAGAGTAAATAAGTGCACACAAGAAACAAGCCAAAAATACTAACTCTGTCGTTAATAGATTTGCTTATTAATGGTCTCTCCAAAGACATCCTTTAAGAAAACAAGTCCTTTGTACCAAAATTCAAACAGTCCTGGAAACAATGTTGTTGAGCGATATCTCACAGATATTTGAGTCAGCTGTGCACAAATTCATGAATGCTACAttagtttttttcttaagaCAGCCGCAAACATCCTGACTGAAGTGGTATAAAACAAGAGAACGAGGAAGCGTTCTAAATTACAGTGAAACAGGGCTATTAGCTATCTCAGTTTAAAAGCCCCCGTTCTGCTTTCACCTCAGGACTTTGCACCATCATCTCGGTAGAGGTGATGCGCCAGTCTGTGAAGAGGATGATTGACAGCAACGAGACCATCTGGATCGAGTACTACTACTCCTGGTCCTTCGCGTGCGCCTGTGCGGCcttcgtcctcctcttcctcagcggAATCGGTCTCCTCCTCATTTCCATGCCTCAGATGCCACGCAACCCTTGGGAAACCTGTATGGACGCCGAGCCGGAGCCCATAGAGTAGCTGAGAGAAAGTACGACAGCAGACGCTGTGTTGCAGTCTTTACAAAGATCACGATAAGTTACACAAGCAGGTCACGAAGGATTAAAGCATTGTTTGTAGGTAGtgacaaaaaaatgagatgCTCAACTATTTAAGACACGTATTTTCGGTGAGAAATCATGAACTGGTATCTTATGTTTGAAGCAATTAACTCGGTTCTACAtactctgtgttttgtgtgatttttctgtACATATATGTCCCCTTTGTAATTGAAATGGTTCTTGTGCTTTGGGGAATTTTCATTGTAGGCATACTCTCAGATATGCAATAATCCTCCAAAAGGAGTCTTAGATTTTGAAGTTTGATAtggaaatattttcttaaataaagCCGAACCATATCAAATTACAGGACAcaggtattttttaaaatatgggaCATTTAATATCAAGATCTAAGTGCCCATTGAATGCCATTTACAGGTGCTCATATCATGGCCTAATTAGCATTGGGCACTAGTAAAATCTTATTCTTGTACGGTTTGGGCAAATTGATGACTGGCAGATTACACAACTGAATAttgttgctttctttttaaGCTATTAAAGGggtatttttatataatttcacaATATCTGAGAGCCTCTAATGACCAGCATGCTAGAGAAGGAATGACATATAATCAAACTGAGCCATCTCAGGCTGGGATAAGCAGGACAGCAGAGGCCTGTTTTACGTTAGTATTTGAGGAGACTGTTTTGAATGTTAATGCCCAGTCTTTCTGAAACATTGAACGCTTGTGCAGCCATGTTGGACAGGGTTCAAGATTTGCAGGTGCTCATAAAAAGCAAGAAAATTCAACGGGTTTTTAAGTTGCTTTTTACAGAAGACAAGCAAGCAtaattccttttttccccatttatcaGCAATTCCTATGTTGGTGAAGCCagcctttttctcct
This genomic stretch from Megalops cyprinoides isolate fMegCyp1 chromosome 1, fMegCyp1.pri, whole genome shotgun sequence harbors:
- the LOC118785372 gene encoding voltage-dependent calcium channel gamma-1 subunit-like, encoding MLEDKRTKVKITFFIILVGIACIFTAVVTDYWAVLSPRVEKLNTTCEAAHFGLWRLCKKTIFIVDEDYKGKGCGPISLGGDHNCSYFKHFTPGQDAEVFEVLTQKEYNISAAAISIFCLVFIILGTLCILASFRKGKDYLLKPAGMFYAFAGLCTIISVEVMRQSVKRMIDSNETIWIEYYYSWSFACACAAFVLLFLSGIGLLLISMPQMPRNPWETCMDAEPEPIE